One stretch of Pedobacter riviphilus DNA includes these proteins:
- a CDS encoding HEPN domain-containing protein produces MQSFRTELENPIVEQDIIDLENKIKAFRDGTIHDEKFRSLRLARGVYGQRQPGVQMVRIKLPFGKVTFKQLLRIADIADEYGSGNLHLTTRQDIQIHYVSLDRTPELWAKLEQDDITLREACGNTVRNVTASPNSGIDAEEPFDVSPYAQAVFAYFLRNPICQEMGRKIKISFSSSDRDTAFSYIHDLGFIPKINENGERGFKVLFAGGLGAQPFLANAVHEFLPEDQLIPFTESVLRVFDRYGERTNRNKARLKYLVQKLGLEEVLRLVAEERIANKVKTFKIDLNTVPQPLLPLEQEYPAVEILNEAHYKHWLATNVIEQKQAGFYGVYVKVQVGDIKTDKARAFVDAIRLYVADEIRITQNQGLLLKFVRKEALPSLYAALNKIGFTTAGFDSLADITTCPGTDTCNLGISNSMTLAEVLEEVIYTDFPEFIYEKNIKIKISGCMNSCGQHGLAEIGFHGSSVKAEGKVVPAVQVMLGGGTVGNGVGRVAERVIKVPSKRATSVLHFILNDFKANNLEGENFHQYYDRKGKDHFYQLLKPLADLTNLKTEEFVDWGHVEEFVTAIGVGECAGVVIDLVATLLLEADEKFDWAKQNLDKGAYADAIYHTYSTFVSAAKSLLLDKGVNSSTQIGVIREFDNHYVETGEFNLSTNFSDLVLQINQNEPTAEFAQKYFEEANQFLNQIKEKRGVLAK; encoded by the coding sequence TGCCATTTGGTAAGGTAACTTTTAAACAGTTATTGCGTATTGCCGATATTGCTGATGAGTATGGAAGTGGGAATTTACACTTAACTACCCGTCAGGATATTCAGATTCACTATGTGAGTTTAGACCGCACGCCTGAACTTTGGGCTAAATTGGAGCAGGATGATATTACGCTTCGCGAGGCTTGCGGAAATACGGTACGTAACGTAACAGCTTCTCCAAATTCTGGAATCGACGCAGAAGAACCTTTTGATGTTTCGCCTTATGCACAAGCGGTATTTGCTTACTTTTTGCGTAACCCAATCTGTCAGGAAATGGGAAGAAAGATTAAAATCTCCTTTTCTTCGAGTGATAGAGATACTGCGTTTAGCTACATTCACGATTTAGGTTTTATTCCTAAAATTAATGAAAATGGTGAGCGCGGATTTAAAGTTTTGTTTGCAGGTGGTTTAGGCGCACAGCCTTTCCTTGCAAATGCCGTTCACGAATTTTTGCCTGAAGATCAGTTAATTCCTTTTACCGAATCTGTTCTTCGTGTGTTCGACCGTTATGGCGAACGTACTAATCGTAACAAAGCACGTTTAAAATATCTGGTTCAAAAATTAGGTTTAGAAGAAGTTTTACGTTTGGTTGCCGAAGAGCGTATTGCCAACAAAGTAAAAACCTTTAAAATAGATCTCAATACTGTACCTCAGCCACTCTTGCCGCTAGAACAAGAATATCCTGCAGTAGAAATATTAAACGAAGCCCATTACAAACATTGGTTGGCCACTAACGTAATTGAGCAAAAACAGGCCGGATTTTACGGCGTTTATGTAAAAGTTCAGGTAGGTGATATCAAAACAGATAAAGCAAGAGCTTTTGTTGATGCCATCAGGTTATATGTGGCTGATGAAATCAGAATTACGCAAAACCAAGGCTTGCTGCTAAAGTTTGTGCGTAAGGAAGCATTACCTTCATTATATGCAGCCCTAAATAAAATCGGTTTTACTACGGCAGGTTTTGATAGTTTGGCCGATATTACCACTTGTCCTGGTACCGATACCTGTAATTTGGGTATTTCCAATTCCATGACTTTAGCTGAGGTTTTAGAAGAGGTAATTTATACCGATTTCCCTGAGTTTATCTATGAGAAAAACATCAAAATCAAAATCAGTGGATGTATGAACTCTTGCGGTCAGCATGGCTTAGCCGAAATTGGTTTCCACGGAAGTTCTGTAAAGGCTGAAGGAAAAGTTGTTCCGGCAGTTCAGGTAATGTTGGGCGGCGGAACCGTAGGTAATGGTGTGGGTAGAGTTGCAGAACGTGTAATTAAAGTGCCTTCTAAAAGAGCAACGAGTGTTTTACATTTTATTTTAAATGATTTTAAAGCCAATAACCTGGAGGGTGAGAACTTTCACCAGTATTATGATAGAAAAGGTAAAGATCATTTTTATCAGTTGTTAAAACCATTGGCCGATTTAACCAATCTTAAAACAGAAGAATTTGTTGATTGGGGGCACGTAGAAGAGTTTGTTACCGCAATTGGCGTTGGCGAGTGTGCCGGTGTAGTAATTGATCTGGTAGCCACCTTGTTGCTAGAGGCTGATGAAAAATTCGATTGGGCAAAGCAAAATTTAGATAAAGGTGCTTATGCAGATGCCATTTATCATACTTACAGCACTTTTGTAAGCGCTGCAAAATCATTATTGTTAGATAAAGGCGTAAATAGTAGCACACAGATTGGTGTGATCCGCGAATTTGATAACCATTACGTAGAAACTGGAGAATTTAATTTATCGACCAATTTCTCCGACCTGGTTTTACAGATTAACCAAAACGAACCAACAGCCGAATTCGCACAGAAGTATTTTGAAGAAGCAAATCAATTTTTAAATCAGATTAAGGAAAAAAGAGGCGTATTAGCGAAATAA
- the cobA gene encoding uroporphyrinogen-III C-methyltransferase — MVNQHKESKITLLGAGPGDPDLLTLKGVKALQTADVVLYDALTNEALLEHAPAEAIKVYVGKRSGEHSYPQDTINKLMIDYALNYGHVVRLKGGDPFVFGRGYEELDYAASYSIPVSVIPGISSSIGVPGLQQIPVTHRGMSESFWVITGTTTSGEVSADIYQAAQSNATVVVLMGLKKLPKIVEIFKAAGKHNLPTAVVQNGSAEDERLVVGVVETIEGLVQQENIKAPALLIFGEVVSLHPSFKKLIKQYASIA; from the coding sequence ATGGTTAATCAACATAAAGAATCAAAAATTACCCTATTAGGCGCTGGTCCTGGAGATCCTGATTTATTAACGCTAAAGGGGGTAAAAGCGTTGCAAACTGCTGATGTGGTTTTGTACGATGCTTTAACCAACGAAGCTTTATTGGAGCATGCTCCGGCAGAAGCCATTAAGGTTTATGTAGGAAAACGTTCGGGCGAGCATTCTTACCCTCAGGATACCATCAATAAATTAATGATCGATTATGCCTTAAACTATGGTCACGTAGTGCGTTTAAAAGGTGGAGATCCATTTGTTTTTGGCAGGGGTTACGAAGAACTGGATTATGCCGCATCATATAGCATTCCGGTAAGCGTAATTCCGGGTATTTCGAGTTCTATTGGTGTGCCGGGCTTGCAACAGATTCCTGTAACGCACCGTGGCATGAGCGAAAGTTTTTGGGTAATTACAGGTACTACAACTTCTGGAGAAGTATCTGCTGATATTTACCAGGCTGCACAATCCAATGCAACAGTGGTTGTGCTTATGGGCCTAAAAAAACTACCAAAAATTGTGGAGATTTTTAAAGCAGCAGGAAAACACAATTTACCAACTGCAGTGGTGCAGAACGGATCGGCAGAGGATGAAAGATTGGTAGTAGGTGTGGTCGAAACCATAGAAGGTTTAGTGCAACAAGAAAATATTAAAGCACCTGCTTTATTAATTTTTGGAGAAGTTGTATCATTACATCCATCATTTAAGAAATTAATTAAACAATATGCAAGTATTGCCTAA
- a CDS encoding TSUP family transporter: MQVLPNQPNNEASFSEEEKGNQLFPVFVKLNKLRTLLIGAGNIGLEKLTAIVNNSQQATITIVAELISPEVYTLIANYPQIKIKQKSFDVDDLNDIDIVFAATNNNILNEEIRKVTHERGLLINVADKPELCDFYLGSIVQKGDLKIAISTNGKSPTIAKRLKQILNEGLPAELDETLQNMSALRQTLNGDFSAKVKKLNKVTQSLINPKKSFAERNIKWLIWMASVLLIGAIGLSLWNTEPEFQTFLINIDPLFYWFLGAGFLFALIDGAIGMSYGVTTASFSLAMGLPPASASMAIHISEVMSNGIAGWMHYRMGNVNWKLFKILILPAIVGAVLGAYILSSLEHYSSYVKPVVAVYTLFLGAVILMKAFNIKRKKADHKIKKIGLLGFLGGFIDAAFGGGWGSIVLSSLIAGGRHPLFSLGTVKISRFFIATLSSLTFFTMLGGKHWEAVVGLIIGSAIASPIAAKVSNKISAKTIMVAVGIIVMIVSLRSVIMFILKLI, from the coding sequence ATGCAAGTATTGCCTAACCAACCTAATAATGAAGCGTCTTTTTCTGAAGAAGAAAAAGGTAACCAGCTCTTTCCGGTTTTTGTAAAGCTGAACAAGCTGCGTACATTATTAATTGGGGCAGGAAATATTGGACTCGAAAAATTAACTGCGATTGTAAATAACAGCCAGCAGGCTACTATCACAATAGTTGCAGAGCTAATATCGCCTGAAGTTTATACACTTATTGCAAATTATCCGCAGATAAAAATTAAGCAGAAAAGTTTCGATGTTGATGATCTGAACGATATTGATATCGTTTTTGCCGCTACCAATAACAATATTTTAAATGAAGAGATCAGAAAGGTTACACACGAGCGTGGCCTGTTGATTAATGTGGCAGATAAACCAGAACTGTGTGATTTCTATTTGGGGTCAATCGTTCAAAAAGGAGATTTAAAGATTGCCATTTCTACGAATGGAAAATCGCCCACTATAGCCAAACGTTTAAAACAGATTTTAAATGAAGGCCTGCCCGCTGAGCTTGATGAAACGTTACAGAATATGAGCGCTTTACGTCAAACTTTAAATGGTGATTTTTCGGCAAAGGTTAAAAAACTGAATAAGGTTACGCAAAGTTTAATTAATCCTAAAAAAAGCTTCGCCGAGAGGAATATTAAGTGGTTGATCTGGATGGCATCGGTTTTATTGATCGGAGCAATCGGACTTTCGCTTTGGAATACCGAACCTGAATTTCAGACGTTTTTGATTAACATCGATCCATTGTTCTATTGGTTTTTGGGTGCTGGGTTTTTATTCGCATTAATAGATGGCGCAATTGGAATGTCGTACGGCGTTACAACAGCTTCTTTTTCACTTGCGATGGGTTTACCACCCGCATCGGCAAGTATGGCCATCCATATTTCGGAGGTAATGAGCAATGGTATTGCCGGCTGGATGCATTACCGCATGGGCAATGTAAACTGGAAACTTTTTAAAATATTGATCCTCCCTGCAATTGTTGGTGCGGTATTGGGTGCCTATATTTTATCATCATTAGAGCATTATAGTAGTTATGTTAAACCGGTTGTTGCCGTTTATACACTGTTTTTAGGTGCCGTTATTTTAATGAAAGCCTTTAATATTAAAAGGAAAAAAGCCGATCATAAAATCAAAAAAATAGGTTTGTTAGGCTTTTTGGGTGGTTTTATCGATGCCGCTTTTGGTGGTGGATGGGGATCGATCGTTTTATCGAGTTTAATTGCGGGCGGCCGTCATCCGTTATTTTCGCTGGGTACAGTAAAAATCAGCCGTTTTTTTATTGCAACCCTAAGTTCGCTTACCTTTTTTACCATGCTAGGCGGCAAACACTGGGAAGCCGTTGTGGGTTTAATTATTGGTAGTGCAATCGCATCGCCAATCGCTGCAAAGGTATCGAACAAAATTTCAGCAAAAACCATTATGGTTGCCGTGGGCATTATTGTGATGATTGTAAGCTTACGCAGTGTAATTATGTTTATTTTAAAATTAATTTAG
- a CDS encoding phosphoadenylyl-sulfate reductase, producing MENLEEIKAELAGLNTIDKLKFLADKYVGRIVFSTSFGWEDQAITHLIFSNNIPIKVFTLETGRLFPETYYVWNRTLEIYNKPIHAYYPQNELLQDMVNTKGPSSFYESVENRKECCYIRKIEPLKRALKGNEIWVTGIRADQSANREDMHDLEWDEGNQLIKFHPIFDWTLDDVKAYIKENNIVYNTLHDKGFPSIGCAPCTRAVQPGEDFRAGRWWWEDQSKKECGLHAAS from the coding sequence ATGGAGAACCTAGAGGAGATAAAAGCAGAATTGGCAGGTTTAAATACAATTGATAAACTGAAGTTTTTGGCAGATAAATATGTCGGCCGTATTGTATTTTCAACCAGTTTTGGTTGGGAAGACCAGGCAATTACCCATTTAATTTTTTCCAATAATATTCCGATCAAGGTTTTTACTTTAGAAACCGGGCGTTTGTTCCCAGAAACCTATTATGTTTGGAACCGTACACTGGAAATCTATAACAAACCCATTCATGCCTATTATCCGCAGAACGAACTGCTGCAGGATATGGTAAATACAAAAGGCCCGAGCAGCTTTTACGAATCGGTAGAAAATAGAAAAGAATGCTGTTACATCCGTAAAATTGAACCTTTAAAAAGAGCATTAAAAGGAAACGAAATCTGGGTGACAGGAATTAGGGCCGATCAAAGTGCAAACCGTGAAGATATGCACGATTTAGAATGGGACGAAGGAAACCAATTGATTAAATTTCATCCTATTTTTGATTGGACTTTAGATGATGTGAAAGCATACATTAAAGAAAACAATATTGTTTACAATACCCTGCACGATAAAGGTTTCCCGAGTATTGGTTGTGCCCCATGTACAAGAGCAGTACAGCCCGGCGAAGATTTTAGAGCAGGAAGATGGTGGTGGGAAGACCAGAGCAAAAAAGAATGCGGTTTGCATGCAGCTTCTTAA
- the cysD gene encoding sulfate adenylyltransferase subunit CysD, with protein MSTYNFDYLDELEAEAIHILREVAGQFEKPALLFSGGKDSITLVRLAEKAFRPGKFPFPLVHIDTGHNFEETITYRDQMIERIGERLIVGSVQESIDQGKVVEQTGKNASRNALQTVTLLDTIAKYQFDACIGGARRDEEKARAKERIFSVRDEFGQWDPKRQRPELWNIYNGKIHKGENIRVFPISNWTELDVWNYIRREKIELPSIYFSHERDVITRNGQLMAASPFLNMDDEDIVFRKQVRFRTVGDMSCTAAVESDATLIDDIISEISASKISERGARMDDKVSEAAMEDRKKGDIFKGVSSL; from the coding sequence ATGAGTACATATAATTTTGATTATTTAGATGAACTAGAGGCTGAGGCCATTCACATTTTACGTGAAGTAGCAGGTCAGTTTGAAAAGCCAGCCCTATTATTTTCGGGTGGAAAGGATTCAATTACTTTAGTTCGTTTGGCAGAAAAAGCTTTTCGTCCGGGAAAATTTCCATTTCCTTTAGTACATATTGATACAGGTCATAATTTTGAAGAAACCATTACTTATCGCGATCAGATGATAGAGCGGATTGGCGAAAGATTAATCGTCGGTTCTGTGCAAGAGTCAATAGATCAGGGTAAAGTTGTAGAGCAAACAGGTAAAAATGCAAGTAGAAATGCTTTGCAAACGGTAACCTTGCTTGATACCATTGCAAAATACCAGTTTGATGCCTGCATTGGCGGTGCGCGTAGAGATGAAGAAAAAGCAAGAGCAAAAGAACGTATTTTCTCCGTTCGTGATGAATTTGGCCAATGGGATCCAAAACGTCAACGTCCCGAACTTTGGAATATTTACAATGGTAAAATCCATAAAGGAGAAAATATCCGTGTATTCCCGATTAGTAACTGGACAGAATTAGATGTTTGGAATTATATCCGTAGAGAGAAAATCGAATTACCAAGTATTTATTTCTCACACGAACGTGATGTAATTACCAGAAACGGACAACTAATGGCTGCTTCGCCGTTTTTAAATATGGATGATGAAGATATTGTATTCCGCAAACAAGTACGTTTCCGCACAGTAGGCGATATGTCTTGTACTGCTGCGGTAGAATCGGATGCAACTTTGATCGATGATATTATTTCTGAAATCAGCGCTTCTAAAATTTCAGAGCGTGGTGCCCGTATGGATGATAAAGTTTCTGAAGCCGCAATGGAAGACAGAAAAAAGGGGGATATTTTTAAAGGAGTATCAAGTCTTTAG
- a CDS encoding sulfate adenylyltransferase subunit 1 produces MNILKFFTAGSVDDGKSTLIGRLLYDTDSILADQLEALQSSNRKNDDGTIDLAILTDGLRAEREQGITIDVAYKYFQTEKRKFIIADTPGHIQYTRNMVTGASTANLAIILIDARNGVVEQTIRHSYIVSLLGIKHVVVCINKMDMVDYSETVYSAIIEKYKVLAQQLKLADVTYIPVSALKGDNIVQNSGNMDWYEGESLLHFLEQVDTDNLDKSQLARMPVQWVVRPQTEELHDYRGYAGRVLSGTFNLNDKVTVLPSGASSTVEKIEFFDQTPDAAHAGQSVIIHLKDDVDISRGDTIVNASALPQETKLIEADLCWMDTRALDTSIMYNIQHNSKITKCKISEILHKVDINTLEKHAAEEFKLNDIGRVIVKTADTLAFDLYDDNRANGSAILVDTRTNLTVGALMFRAAVE; encoded by the coding sequence ATGAACATATTAAAATTTTTCACAGCAGGCAGTGTAGATGATGGTAAAAGTACCCTAATTGGCCGTTTGTTATATGATACAGATTCTATTTTGGCCGATCAATTAGAAGCTTTACAGAGTTCTAACCGCAAAAATGATGACGGAACAATAGATTTAGCCATTTTAACCGATGGTTTAAGGGCAGAGCGCGAGCAAGGTATTACTATTGATGTAGCTTATAAGTACTTTCAGACCGAAAAGCGGAAATTTATTATTGCCGATACACCGGGGCACATTCAATATACAAGAAACATGGTTACAGGCGCTTCTACAGCTAACCTCGCCATTATCTTAATCGACGCGCGTAACGGTGTGGTAGAACAGACCATCCGTCACTCGTATATTGTTTCCTTACTGGGCATTAAACACGTGGTTGTTTGTATTAACAAAATGGATATGGTTGACTATAGCGAAACCGTTTATAGCGCAATTATAGAAAAATACAAAGTTCTGGCCCAGCAATTAAAGCTTGCCGATGTAACCTATATTCCGGTTAGTGCCTTAAAAGGCGATAACATTGTACAAAACTCGGGCAATATGGATTGGTACGAAGGAGAGAGCTTATTACATTTCTTAGAGCAGGTTGATACCGACAACCTGGACAAATCGCAATTGGCGCGTATGCCTGTACAGTGGGTTGTACGCCCGCAAACAGAAGAATTGCATGATTACCGCGGTTATGCCGGTAGGGTATTGAGTGGAACCTTTAACTTAAATGATAAAGTTACGGTTTTGCCTAGTGGTGCGAGTTCTACTGTTGAGAAGATCGAATTTTTTGACCAGACGCCTGATGCAGCGCATGCTGGTCAGTCAGTTATTATTCACTTAAAAGACGACGTAGATATCAGCAGGGGCGATACTATTGTAAATGCATCGGCTTTGCCACAGGAAACAAAATTGATTGAGGCTGATCTTTGCTGGATGGATACCCGTGCGTTAGATACCTCGATCATGTACAATATTCAGCACAATAGCAAAATTACGAAATGTAAAATCAGCGAAATTCTTCACAAAGTGGATATCAATACACTAGAGAAACATGCCGCAGAAGAATTTAAATTGAATGATATTGGCCGCGTGATTGTGAAAACGGCTGATACCTTAGCCTTTGATTTATATGATGATAACCGTGCAAATGGTTCAGCCATTTTAGTTGATACCCGTACCAATTTAACCGTGGGTGCTTTAATGTTCAGGGCAGCAGTGGAATAG
- a CDS encoding bestrophin family protein, whose amino-acid sequence MQVHVSLHFLGSGSTFRYAVSFIISFKNNASYSRLWEARQIYGGIINVSRAFGVMVRDYLASQDKRTEVQIIFYRHFAWLTALRFQLREPRAWENSNDPRNIEYARLYHVSEKTDKLEDILSKYLSVDELKYVLTKKNKATQLMALQSSHINKLFAEGYLSDLQLQSLQSSITSFYDNQGKAERIKNFPYPRHFSSIATIMLNLFVFLVPYGLLNEFNKLGNGTLIEGYSIWLNVPFAILLTWVFNSLDIVGESSTNPFEGSANDVPITNISRTIEIDMRDMLDESDLPPVLTPENSILM is encoded by the coding sequence TTGCAAGTTCACGTTTCTCTCCATTTCCTGGGTTCCGGTAGCACTTTTAGGTACGCCGTTTCTTTTATCATTAGTTTTAAAAACAATGCCAGCTATTCGCGCCTTTGGGAAGCAAGGCAGATTTACGGCGGGATTATAAATGTGAGCCGCGCTTTTGGAGTAATGGTGCGCGACTATCTTGCATCACAAGATAAAAGGACAGAGGTCCAGATTATTTTTTACCGTCATTTCGCCTGGTTAACTGCACTTCGGTTTCAGTTAAGAGAGCCAAGGGCTTGGGAAAATTCGAACGATCCCCGTAATATCGAATATGCCAGGCTGTACCATGTTTCCGAAAAAACAGATAAGTTAGAAGATATCTTGTCAAAATATCTTTCGGTAGATGAACTGAAATACGTGCTAACCAAAAAAAACAAGGCTACTCAGTTAATGGCTTTACAATCAAGTCATATCAATAAACTGTTTGCTGAGGGGTATTTATCCGACTTGCAATTACAATCGTTGCAAAGCTCGATTACCAGTTTTTACGATAACCAGGGTAAAGCCGAAAGAATTAAAAACTTTCCTTACCCACGCCATTTTTCGTCAATAGCTACCATTATGTTAAATTTATTTGTGTTTTTAGTACCATATGGTTTATTAAACGAATTTAACAAATTGGGCAATGGTACTTTGATTGAGGGTTATTCTATTTGGTTAAACGTTCCATTTGCCATTTTACTTACCTGGGTTTTTAACTCTTTGGATATTGTTGGCGAAAGTTCTACAAATCCTTTTGAAGGAAGTGCCAATGATGTACCAATTACCAATATCTCGCGGACAATAGAAATCGACATGAGGGATATGCTTGATGAATCTGATCTGCCTCCTGTACTAACACCCGAAAATAGTATATTGATGTAA
- the cobA gene encoding uroporphyrinogen-III C-methyltransferase has translation MILNKVEKANIEPRITLIGAGPGDPDLFSLKGVKALKTADVVLYDANVNEALLCHAPDGIPKVYVGKRSDNESFSQDSVNKLIVDYALNYGHVVRLKSGDPFFFAKGYEEIDAAESYSIPTEIIPGISSATGAPSLQKIPMIYKDLSESFWAVTGTNSKGEISEDLYIAAKTKATIVVLNGIEKVKEIAAIFQAENKNLLPVAVIQNGSTPEEKIAVGVVDTIAEIVEDKRITAPALLVFGDVVSLHPQFQPIRDFYEIIAEEY, from the coding sequence ATGATTTTGAATAAAGTAGAAAAAGCGAACATTGAACCAAGAATTACTTTAATAGGTGCAGGTCCTGGCGATCCGGATTTATTTAGTTTAAAAGGTGTTAAAGCATTAAAAACAGCTGATGTTGTTTTATATGATGCAAATGTGAACGAAGCTTTATTATGTCATGCGCCAGATGGTATTCCAAAAGTTTATGTAGGTAAGCGTAGCGATAATGAGTCATTTTCTCAGGATTCAGTAAACAAACTGATTGTTGATTATGCATTAAACTACGGGCACGTGGTACGTTTAAAAAGTGGCGATCCGTTTTTCTTTGCTAAAGGATACGAAGAAATAGATGCTGCAGAATCATATAGTATTCCTACTGAAATTATTCCGGGTATTTCGAGTGCAACTGGTGCACCAAGTTTACAGAAGATCCCGATGATTTATAAAGATTTGAGCGAAAGTTTTTGGGCAGTAACCGGAACAAACTCAAAAGGCGAAATTTCAGAAGATTTATACATTGCCGCAAAAACTAAAGCAACTATTGTTGTTTTAAACGGAATTGAAAAAGTAAAAGAAATTGCTGCCATATTTCAGGCAGAAAATAAAAACCTTTTACCGGTAGCTGTAATTCAAAATGGTTCTACACCAGAGGAAAAAATTGCGGTGGGCGTTGTTGATACCATTGCTGAGATTGTTGAAGATAAAAGAATAACTGCTCCGGCTTTGTTGGTTTTTGGAGATGTAGTATCGTTACACCCGCAATTTCAGCCGATTCGCGATTTCTACGAGATTATCGCCGAAGAATATTAA
- a CDS encoding glycogen/starch synthase, translated as MEIIHISAECYPVAKVGGLADVVGALPKYQNKLGHIAKVVVPAYDTKFIRESEFEVTYDAWANYGNHHFQYRILKERTNKLGFDLYVIHIQGLTDRPNVYGYNDDTERFVAFQIATLDWIVQWEHRPDVLHCHDHHTGLIPFMVSNCVKYKAISSVPTVLTVHNAQYQGQFGWDKLYYIPAFDLWKGGLLGWDDAINP; from the coding sequence ATGGAAATTATACATATAAGTGCCGAGTGTTACCCTGTTGCAAAAGTTGGTGGTTTAGCCGATGTAGTAGGGGCTTTACCAAAGTATCAAAATAAATTAGGCCACATTGCCAAAGTGGTTGTTCCTGCGTACGATACAAAATTTATCCGCGAAAGTGAATTTGAAGTTACTTACGATGCCTGGGCAAACTATGGTAATCACCACTTTCAGTACCGCATTTTAAAAGAAAGAACCAATAAATTGGGCTTTGATTTATACGTAATCCATATTCAGGGCTTAACCGACCGCCCGAATGTATATGGTTATAATGACGATACGGAAAGATTTGTGGCTTTCCAGATTGCTACACTTGATTGGATTGTACAATGGGAGCATCGCCCGGATGTACTTCATTGCCACGATCACCATACCGGTTTAATTCCTTTTATGGTTTCAAATTGCGTAAAATATAAAGCAATTAGTAGTGTCCCGACGGTTTTAACTGTTCATAATGCGCAATATCAAGGTCAGTTTGGATGGGATAAATTATACTATATACCAGCATTCGATTTATGGAAAGGTGGTTTGTTGGGCTGGGATGATGCCATTAACCCTTAG
- a CDS encoding glycogen synthase, whose product MMNNARGLESLLRQERWKSVGILNGIDSEVWNPETDPMLSKGYNLKTVEAGKLANKTALCDVFQLDPSKPLFTFIGRLVDEKGADLLPDIFYTALQQHGDNINILVLGSGDNWVEGRLNQLKDIFAGRYNAYIGYNEQVSHEMYAGADFLIMPSRVEPCGLNQLYALRYGTVPIVRRIGGLKDTVIDIGDGGFGICHDQTSIWDVTHAINRAVELYNDKKAFKAVRKTMMKIDHSWDKAALNYIELYQILK is encoded by the coding sequence ATGATGAACAATGCCCGTGGATTAGAAAGTTTATTGAGGCAGGAACGTTGGAAATCGGTTGGGATATTAAATGGAATTGATAGCGAGGTTTGGAATCCAGAAACAGATCCGATGCTGAGCAAAGGTTATAATTTAAAAACGGTTGAAGCTGGCAAACTGGCAAACAAAACAGCGCTCTGTGATGTTTTTCAATTAGATCCGTCTAAACCACTGTTTACTTTTATCGGTAGATTGGTTGATGAAAAAGGAGCCGATTTATTGCCCGATATTTTTTATACCGCTTTACAACAACATGGCGATAACATCAATATCCTGGTTTTAGGATCAGGCGATAACTGGGTGGAAGGTCGGTTAAATCAGCTGAAAGACATTTTTGCGGGTAGATATAATGCCTATATTGGTTACAATGAACAGGTTTCGCACGAGATGTATGCTGGTGCAGACTTCCTGATCATGCCATCGAGAGTGGAACCTTGTGGCTTAAATCAGCTTTATGCGTTAAGGTATGGAACTGTACCGATTGTGCGCCGAATTGGTGGATTGAAGGATACTGTAATAGATATAGGCGACGGTGGTTTTGGGATTTGCCATGATCAAACAAGTATTTGGGATGTTACCCATGCTATTAACCGTGCTGTTGAATTATATAATGACAAAAAAGCTTTTAAAGCAGTTAGAAAAACAATGATGAAGATAGACCATTCGTGGGATAAGGCAGCATTAAATTATATAGAATTATACCAAATATTAAAATAA